A region of Catenibacterium mitsuokai DNA encodes the following proteins:
- a CDS encoding IS3 family transposase, with protein sequence MAYDYISRGKAKENGYTNTKVFKLFGVSSTGYYNYVARREDRDGKQAARKQDESHVMQCFKKIIKTLGFVPGKRTFRRHMFRRFNYNISVSRASAIMKKMQITAQLPKKDAYKGQATHHHECMAKPNLVNRNFKLGVRQVILTDITYIHYGYSRTPAYMCAFKDAYTTEILGHYVSGRMDVSLVQKAFNNMMENHKDEFPKNLEVYCHSDQGSQYLSTSFKQLLNENDFIQSMSRRGNSQDNAPMESFFGRMKTEVIDIIARCGDIATVRRLINGYINMHNNERYQDTLAALSPSEFYTYKVTGQYPLDSYYGVKASELMPLEKIIEAKLEMQEKKKELRKERQKINEQQSRLLRNAGEIIMRDMKKMEDENRKWVKQQELVENQLKKISEIIEKISKALKFYYHEATAEIKKLLKDPLNWKNYTELDYYKDLDALY encoded by the coding sequence AAGAGAATGGTTATACTAACACCAAAGTGTTCAAATTATTTGGTGTAAGCAGCACCGGCTATTATAATTATGTGGCACGCAGGGAGGATAGAGACGGGAAGCAGGCAGCTAGAAAACAGGATGAAAGCCATGTGATGCAGTGCTTCAAGAAGATCATTAAAACACTAGGATTCGTTCCCGGAAAGCGAACTTTCCGCCGACATATGTTCAGAAGGTTCAATTACAATATCAGCGTATCAAGAGCTTCAGCCATCATGAAAAAGATGCAGATTACTGCACAGCTTCCCAAGAAGGATGCATACAAGGGACAGGCAACCCACCATCATGAGTGCATGGCAAAGCCTAATCTCGTTAACCGTAACTTCAAGTTAGGTGTAAGACAGGTCATCCTTACTGATATCACTTATATTCATTACGGCTATAGCCGTACTCCAGCCTATATGTGTGCGTTCAAGGATGCCTATACAACTGAAATACTAGGTCATTATGTATCAGGCAGAATGGATGTGTCTCTTGTTCAGAAGGCATTCAATAATATGATGGAGAATCATAAGGACGAGTTCCCCAAGAATCTGGAGGTATACTGCCACAGTGACCAGGGCTCACAGTATCTGTCAACATCTTTCAAACAGCTTCTTAATGAGAATGATTTCATCCAGTCAATGTCCAGAAGAGGAAACAGTCAGGACAACGCTCCTATGGAATCATTCTTTGGGCGTATGAAGACTGAGGTCATTGACATCATCGCAAGATGTGGGGATATAGCTACTGTAAGAAGGCTCATTAATGGATATATCAATATGCATAATAATGAAAGATATCAGGATACCCTTGCAGCACTGTCTCCAAGTGAATTCTATACATATAAGGTGACAGGTCAGTATCCACTGGACAGCTATTATGGGGTGAAGGCATCAGAGCTTATGCCTCTTGAAAAGATCATTGAGGCTAAGCTTGAAATGCAGGAAAAAAAGAAGGAGCTCCGTAAGGAACGTCAGAAGATCAATGAGCAGCAGTCCAGATTATTAAGGAATGCGGGCGAAATCATCATGCGTGATATGAAGAAGATGGAGGATGAAAACAGGAAATGGGTAAAACAGCAGGAACTAGTAGAGAATCAGCTGAAGAAGATTTCGGAAATCATTGAGAAGATTAGTAAGGCTTTAAAATTCTATTATCATGAA